The genomic region ATGGGCACCTTGATCATGGAGGCGATCGTGGTGGCCCTGGCGCTACCGGTGATCGCCAAGCTCGGCGGCGGCATCGGCACCACCGGCGGGGTCCTGGTCACCTGCCTGGCAGTGGCGATGCTGCTGTGCGCCGGGCTGATCCGCTTCCCCTGGGGAGTGTGGGTCGCGGTGGCGCTTCAGGCAGCGATGATCGCGGGCGGCTTCGTCGTGTTCACCCTCGGCGTGCTCGGGGTCATCTTCGCGTTGATCTGGGCGTACCTCCTCTGGCTCCGGCGGGAACTGGCCCGCAGCCTGGCTGCTGCGGCGGCTCAGGGTTAGTCACCTGGAACAGGGACTCAGCCGGGGTCCCACTCCAGGACCTTCACACAGTCGACTGGAGTGGGACCAGGGGGAGCGTGGCTGGCTGTGGACAACTCCCCGGTTGTGGACAAGTGCCCGGTTCCGGGGAGCCCCGGCTTGCACAGTCAGCCGGCGACTAGTAGATGCGGCAGCTCCAGGACCGCGTCGACGACCTCCGCGACCGAACCGCTGACCTGCCAGGTCACCCGGCCGTCGATCATCCGTTTCGCCTCGGCCTCCTCGGGTCCGAGGACCAGCACCGCGTCCGCGATGACACCGAGCCTGCGCACGTACAGCAGGGCGTCCGGATCGCGTGCATCGCCCAGTGGGGTGCCGGACCAGCCGGCGGCCACCAGGAAACGGAGGGCGGTCATGTGTTTCTCCATGCGCAACCCCTTCTCGCCGGGCCCCCGACAAGCCCGTCACATCTCTAGACGGAAAAGAGCCCA from Crossiella sp. CA-258035 harbors:
- a CDS encoding DUF4233 domain-containing protein, which encodes MSHGAPKPMKNPAKALRGIMMGTLIMEAIVVALALPVIAKLGGGIGTTGGVLVTCLAVAMLLCAGLIRFPWGVWVAVALQAAMIAGGFVVFTLGVLGVIFALIWAYLLWLRRELARSLAAAAAQG